Part of the Mytilus trossulus isolate FHL-02 chromosome 2, PNRI_Mtr1.1.1.hap1, whole genome shotgun sequence genome is shown below.
AAGTTACTACAATCTAGTccatatattaatatatttgatattttattgatttattatgGCAATTATAAGGTAAGTGCAAAGAAAACAATATTAAGAAATGTCCAGTTGAATTGGATAATgatatgaattattttgactGACCATAATCACTTTTTTATTAGAACAACATTACATtcatcaaagttaaaaaaaaattgacaggtTGATCTTcatagtattttaaaatatggttgGATTTTATTATTCAGATAAAAAATTCtttgtttattaaagtaaaaaaacaaataaaatatatcaaattttctATTCAGCTGGATATTTTATAGCGaaccaaatgaaagttttccaCAGTGTGGTCTGCTCTTTACCaaggtatttaaacttttgcaaGTTTACCTGTCCCATTGAATCAATACAATAGCTATTGCtctctgtgtagtttattcacttggacatttaaatttcttctaggagaaatctatcactcattgattaatttgcctgaccaaaaaaatatcttctttgttgattgaaatacatgtataaactcaCATAAACTGCATGTGATACagtatttatttaataacaataatatatgTTCAATCTGTTCAATACAAGCActgattaaaaattatgaaaagtttatttctgattttttttaagtactgtatgcatttatgtttcaaaGAATCTGCATGTTTTTCATGGTTCTTCAGTTATAAAGAATTCATTTATGAAgaccttttatatttaaacattttcattttaaagttgtttttgtGAACAGACTAAAATATAGCAAAttttaatagataaaatgttgaaatttgatcagaaatcaacttttgatttttaaatcagtgtttatatccaacaatttgaaaatgtgttattgGTTGAATAAATACAACACCACATGCAGTTTTATCATtacttatttgtacatgtatttctattattgacagtttaattttttgttcaggTAAATTAATTAGTGACTGATAGATTTCTCTGgcaagaaatttaaaggtcccagtgaataaactatacagagaacaatacctgttgtatttgttagatggaacaatagaacttacaaaagtttaaatggacaggtaacttgcaggtgaatctgtGGGAAACTATGATAGGATTCGAAATAACAGTATTTATACTTTTAAGATGAATTTGTCAAACAGCCAATATCTGGTTATCTCCCTTAGGTCAGTCATGCTTGATAGAGCAGAACAGCTCATTCATGGAAGAAGTGGACAACATAGCACCAAATTTTGGGATGTAAGAAATAAGTTTTGATGCTGTGAATATTCCCATTTGGCTTTGCTTAAAAAACTGTCTCATTAATTGGTCTTcaaaatttaaagcattttttcaaatatagttGTAGTTATGGGAGTTATTGCTTGAGACTTTTGAAAgggagaaaacaaaaatgcattagAAGGACAACCATTAAAAAGAGCCATCACTTTTCAATCAAAGATAACTTAATGAAAGTCATAACTaataataaaaaggaaaaaatgggTTTCAGGATATTTATTTTAAGCAACAGTTTGAAAATACCAGAATTTGCTTTTTACAAACTCCTGATCTCAAATTTGATATGTGGGACTTTATGGCATATTGGTTTTAGTAGTTCATCTGCTGTATCTCTAAGTTGTCAGCACTGAGGTTGTGAATTCAACCCTGCACTCGACATTTTACTCCAACCTTATTTGACTAGGCTTTCCAGTTTTCCTGTACCCACCATTAAGAACTTACTGCCACAATATAGCATATAGTGCTGAGAGAAGCAATTTTACACcaataatcaaattttaatattgaacaaataataaatgacaTACTCTTGGAAacatacagatatatattttgtgaaatattcctaagattaaaattcaaaattgtgtaTAGTTAATATAAGTGTTTAATTTAGTGCATTATTGTTGTAAAATGaataagaaattatattttcaggCCAGAAGGAGCATGGTTTTTGCAAAGCATTTAAGAGATATTGGTGATGAGTTTAGAAAAGAATATCTTGATTCTACtgatgaaaatgataaaacaattctTAGTAAATGGCCAGAAATGAAGGTTTGAATATGATTGTCCTCTATTATTGATCATATATTTGTTCTTGACACTGATATTCAAGGATGTTCTAAGTATCTCATTAAGGCAGCTCTTGTTTAATATTATGTGTAAGCATTCATTGGAGCTTTCATATTGAGAACACTTAGGACAGACTTGAAACtccttttaagaaaaaaagtataatccctAAGATAACTCTCACATTAAATAACTTTTTCTATGTcaatttgatacataaactagaCAATCTCAATTATGTTACAATTTCCTCAGAAGTAATTTCTGCTGGTGCCCTTTTGATATTTACCCCATCTTTGTTGCTCCagaaatattacaatataaGTATAAAcctttagtttatttttatgataacTTTACAATGAAATAACTGATCAGCAGCATACACAATATTtatcttttcttgtttttaaagtttagaTAGATATCAGGTAGATATCACTTTTATGGGATACTTTTTCAGTCCATATTGCGGTGCTATTTGTGTAAAAACACTGATGAAACTGTTGAAGTGACATATTGAAGTTTCACCAGTATTCAGTGGATATCAATTTTTCTGGATTTTTGGGGTAAAAGCGAACCCAAACTTctaatatttttagaaattctATTTATTAGGCTGTCATATTCAGCTTTTGGCAAAaccaataaattcaaatatgaatgaaaattgATATGAAAGAAAACAAGGGCATCCACAGTATAACAAAaccataataattttatttatttgtatcacattgatttatatattgttaCAGAAAAATCATGGAGATGCAAAAGGCGGTCCATACTTGAGTGTACATCTACGTAGGAAAGATTATCTGTATGCACATAAAGAACAAGTTCCAAGTCTCAAATATGCTgccaaacaaattaaagaattactGAAAAAGAATAAACTGAAGAAAGTATTTATAGCATCAGATTGTGATGAAAATGGTAagaatattgataaaatatttcatctagaCTGAAAGTATTTCAGAAATCTTTGATTAAAgttctaaaatttaaactttttattgaaGAGATATTTAGACATGTTGGTTCCGAGAAAAAtaagctttttattttttaagatttagACACTTTCTGCTGtaaataacattataatatcTGTTAAATAATTGATGACTTTGAAAACAATTCTTAAAATGTGGTACTTTTCAGAATAcatgaatttatataaaatattagaCCTCCATACAAGTTTTAGCAGTTTGAATCTACACATAGACTAGTTTGGTAATTGGTCAGCTGAATCAATCAAAATTATTGAaggtttgaatttttatttttaaatttttgtcccTCCTCAAAATCATTGCTGAGGTTTCATTAATCTTCTTTTGATCTTTCTCTAGTGTTTgctaaaaatcaaataaaagatttaaaagcatgaaacttgaaacaattaaagattATCTTTTGTTAAGTACTAAATTTCAAGGCAATAGCACTTGTCAAAATGAGATGAGGTTGCAATTACAGTTTAATTTCTAAGTTACAATTACTTTTAggaaaaatttaattaaaataaccCTATTATTTTCTAGATTTTGAAACGCTGAAAGGTTTCTTTAAAAAAGCAGAGATTTATCGATACAAGCCAACACAAGAAATcagagaaaaatataaagatggAGGTGTGGCAATAATTGACCAATGGATAGCAGCCCATGCTAGGTATGTTGAACTAggctgaaaaaaaagttttactcTCAATATAAGAAAAACTTTCATGTTTTGTGATATAAATGACTTCTTTTGATAAGAGATGATTTAAAActgattaaaaagtaaatttaaagtTGTTGAACGATGCAGTTCCCTAGGGCATCTGAGTAATGTTTCATATGTATAcaggacaattatataattaatatacatCTATAGACTAAAGATGAATCTTTTAAAGCAACTAAAGGCATTGTGCCTTGTAACATTTATTACATGCATAAGAAAGatgtgtgttttttgttttttcagtaGATAACAGTGatctagttttatttttaatgtgtaaCAAATGAGAATACAATAAACTCCAATGTGTTTGAAATCACTAATCTTATAACCAACCTAAAATAAAAGGTTCAATCTTAATTTCTGTgtgttttaacattgttttatttgctATTAAAAGTCAGGTTTTGGCTTGTgttaatgtattgtttttttcttactCTAGAAACCATTGTTTTCATTCATTAATCAATACATCATTCTTCTATTTTAGACATTTTGTCGGAACATATGTGTCAACATTTTCATTCAGAATTCAGGAAGAGCGAGAGATTTTAGGATTTGATCCAGAAACAACATTTAATAGATTGTGTTCTGAATCCGAAGAAGAATGTGAACAGCCTTCTAAATGGAAGattgtttattgatattttaatttgttgatttttgttaGTACTCCCACATTAACAAATGATTTATATGTCAGTTCTGATAGTTCAAAATCTTCTGATTATGTAGGTCAATTAATGTACCTTTCTGATTATGTAGgtcatttaattaatttttctgtttatgTAGGtcaattaattatattttctgtttatgtAGGTCAATTAATATACTTTTCTTACTTGTTGTATGTTAATTAATGTTCTTTTACATAATCGATTGAActatatgaaataatataaaagtagaAGATAAATAAAGAAGAAATTTTCCCCATACTTTATGTTAGAAGGTGACATTTTTGTGAAGACCaacttcttttattatttttttttaaagaaccaAATATGAGTTAAGCATTCTTTAGTATGATATtatttgttgataatttttttaatttttttatctattatatatattttactgttattttagagttgaatgattttttcctgtattgattttttattatatgtttgttttttttggcgAATTTTGTTAGTCTTCTGATGCAGAAATATAAGGGGTTCCTGAATGTGCCTGTCTGTCAGATTGTCTGGTCTTATATGTTTTCTGACATGTACCTTTCTTGCCAGATTTTTTCATACTTATATCAGGCGCAATGtcttgtaaaatttgaaaaatcaatgcTTATTAACAACtattttgaaaagatttttgGTCCTTGGATATACTAATTTTATTGAACATTGCATTGAAAGTGCTCTAATGTGTATAATACTTGCCAGATTATTAtcaagtttttttcaaatatttatatttttaatatcacaAACAAGTTTGAATATCAGTGTTGATCAACTTAATATCAAGTATAACAAAAATgcattgtaaatgtttttaagCCTACATGTCTTTAGattaataataacatttttttaaagaataaaataatgcTGTTTGATTATAGTCATtggacaaatgaaatatgtgGAAAGTTGGAGTCattataacttttatttaaaaagaaattaagaaaaatataattcaacttttcaatgaaattaattttcatTCACCTTGGAAAATATGAGATACACACCTATTCATCATCATATAACATAGACAAAAACAGTGTCAGTCAGGGAATGCATTCTCTTTAACCAGTGTCTAATATACATGACAAAATGATGGAATAGTATGAAAGTATATCTGTTTGGTTAATACTGTCCTATTTATTCTATGTGTTTAATGATCTGTATGAATGAGTCTTTAGTATATTATTTAAGTTGATGTTAGATATGGGTTCTTTTACAGGGAtcttattttgtattatgtttatatttttttttaccaaagaGTGTTCTACATTCAGATTTACCAAATATTAGAACTtagtttgaataaaatttttaaatcaattttgtttttagcaACAATAAAATCTACTTTATAATGAAATGGCTTAATACATTTGTGCCCAGATCAAAAGAGAGTGATAGATGTCTAAGGAATATTCAAACTAATAAGTTGAAAGCAAAATGACAAAGCTGTAGCAAAAAAACatctaaaagacaaacaacagtaggcaaaacaaaacacagaaaTAGGCAACATTGACCAAAAACCATGGATGGTCTCAGTGCTTCTGTTCCACAAAGTAAAAAGTGCAAATACTATGCCATTGTCTAATCTTATCAAAATCCATTGTTGGTGAAAATCTGATATTTATAGGGATCTGTTTGCCTCTTCTCTACTCTCATTTGAATATCTAGACTCATCTTACATAGTGCTCATCTTTTCACTAGCCAAGGGTAACAATCCAGTCTTGGCAGATTAAGCCAGCATACATGATTACAAAGCTGTGCCGTCTACCGCAAGTTAAAAAGTCACCTCCATTTCAACATCACCATTCTTGACCAATGGCAGGATTTTTTATATATGCCGAATTCAATACAGATTAGTCGCAAAAAAAATGTACCACAGCCTTCAGCGCTTGTGTATTTCAGTTGATTAAATATGCTAGATTACAATATGGCC
Proteins encoded:
- the LOC134707513 gene encoding GDP-fucose protein O-fucosyltransferase 2-like isoform X1 gives rise to the protein MHINAQFCIVLLNIFILASQAHEKVDIFKPETHSHVEFGEAKSVRYLLYDVNPGEGFNLRRDVFMRVANLVKLLNEDEPWVLVLPPWGRLYHWKSQDLNQIKVRWSTFFDLASLREHIPVIEFEDYLTVMGEEVVDEIYYLQRYKEGWTNGKWEEKMDIRECIDRVPYQKDENGKWRGWFFGYENVYAKKFACLSVQSEAGNMKSFLMKNTTSRSVMLDRAEQLIHGRSGQHSTKFWDARRSMVFAKHLRDIGDEFRKEYLDSTDENDKTILSKWPEMKKNHGDAKGGPYLSVHLRRKDYLYAHKEQVPSLKYAAKQIKELLKKNKLKKVFIASDCDENDFETLKGFFKKAEIYRYKPTQEIREKYKDGGVAIIDQWIAAHARHFVGTYVSTFSFRIQEEREILGFDPETTFNRLCSESEEECEQPSKWKIVY